The nucleotide window GGGTAAGTCAATAAAACACGAACATTAAATTTATATAACAATTCTTTCGTTCGTAAAATTAACTTGAATAATTGATTAAAGATAAAAAAAAGAGAATTAACCAAACTGGTCAATTCTCATTATGCCCCGGGTGGAGCGTACGATTCGTCATATCGGTTTTCAATGTTGACGAATTTATTGTATTCTTTTACAAAGGCTAGCTTCACGGTTCCTGTCGGGCCGTTACGCTGCTTGGCAATGATGATTTCGATGATATTCTTGTCTTCGGATTCCTTATCATAGTAATCATCACGATACAGGAACGCAACGATATCGGCATCCTGCTCGATTGATCCGGATTCACGGATATCGGACATCATCGGACGCTTGTCCTGACGTTGTTCCACGCCACGGGACAGCTGCGACAAGGCGATGACTGGAACCTGCAGTTCACGTGCCAGCTGCTTGAGGGAACGTGAGATTTCCGATACTTCCTGCTGGCGGTTTTCGCCAGCACGGCCGCTTCCAAGGATCAGCTGCAAGTAGTCGATCATGATCATGCCAAGACCTTGTTCCTGCTTTAGACGGCGGCATTTGGAACGGATATCAGTAATCCTGACACCCGGGGTATCATCAATGAAAATCCCTGCATTGGACAGGCTGCCCATTGCCATCGTCAGCTTGCCCCAGTCTTCATCATTTAGGGATCCAGTACGCAGTCTCTGGGCATCAATATTTCCCTCAGCACAGAGTACACGCATGACAAGCTGTTCCGCACCCATCTCCAAACTGAAAATCGCGACATTCTCCCCTGTCTTTTTCGCAACATTCTGGGCGATGTTCAGGGCGAACGCTGTTTTACCAACAGAAGGACGGGCACCCACGATGATCAGGTCATTCCGCTGGAAACCGGCGGTCATACGGTCAAGCTCAGCAAAACCAGTTTCCAGCCCGGTGATATCCCCTTTACGGTTATGCATTTCCTCGATATTATCATAAGTCCGGACAAGGACATCTTTTATATTGTGGAACGCCCCGCCGCCTTTGCGCTGGGCAACCTCCATGATGTTCTTTTCTGCCTCGGCCAGCAATGCTTCAACTTCATCTTCACGCATATAGCCATCTTCAGCAATGCCTGAAGCAGTGCGGATCAGCCTTCTCAGCAGCGATTTTTCTTCTACGATTCTAGCATAATACTCTATGTTTGCTGCAGTCGGCACGGACGCAGCCAATTCACTTAGATAGCTGACCCCTCCAACATCCTCAATCAGCTTGGAAGATGCCAGGTTCTCCGTGACAGTCACGAGGTCAATTGCTTTCCCTTTATCATTCAAATCCAGCATGACGCTGAATATTTTCTGGTGTGCCACACGATAAAAATCATCTGGTAACAGGATTTCTGAAGCAAGAGTTAAAGCTGATGGCTCTAAAAAAATTGCACCAAGTACGGCTTGTTCCGCTTCCATATTTTGCGGCGGAAGTCGATCCGCGAATAATTCACTCATCTGCCAGCCCCCTTACACAATTACTGTAATTGAAAAAAAGTGATCAGCTGAACCGATCACCTATTTCTGTAACTATATTATTTTATCATGTTTAAGACTATATGGAACTGTAAATTATTTTCCTTCTTTTACATGGACATTCAATGTTGCCTGAACTTCTTTATGAAGCTTTACAGGAACTTTTGTGTATCCTAGTGTGCGGATAGCATCCTGCATTTCGATTTTGCGCTTATCAAGCTTGATTTTATGCGCTTTTTGCAGTTCATCAGCAATCTGCTTGCTTGTGATTGAACCGAAAAGACGGCCGTCCTCACCGGACTTTGCAGATAATTCAACTGTTACTTTTTCCAGCTTTTCCTTCAATGCCTTCGCATCCTCAAGCTCCTGCTGGGCCATTTTCTCTTCTTTCTTCTGCTGTGCGCTCAGGGAACTCATTGCGGCCTGATTGGCTTCTACAGCAAGCCCCTGCTTGATCAGGAAGTTATGAGCATAGCCGTCTGCCACATTTTTGATTTCGCCTTTTTTGCCTTTTCCTTTAACGTCCTTCAAAAAGATTACTTTCATTCTTTTTGTCCCCCTTCTAAATAATCATCTATCGCATTTTGTAAAAGTGTTTCTGCCTCGTCCGTTGAAAGATCATACATTTGTGTTGCTGCATTGGTCAAATGCCCGCCGCCCTCGAGATTTTCCATGATGACCTGGACATTGACTTCACCTAATGATCTTGCGCTGATGCCAATCGTGGCTTCGGCTCTGCGGGATATAACAAATGACGCCTGTACACCATCCATCGTCAAAAGGGTGTCTGCTGCCTGTGCAATCAGGACATGGTCACAATAAATATCATCCGATCCTTTTGCAATGACAATGCCGTCACGGTAAAAATAAACATTTTCAATGATTCTTGCTCTTTTAATATAGGTATTAATATCTTCTTTTAAGAACTTCTGGACCAGAACAGTATCCGCCCCATGGCTTCGGAGGTAGGAAGCAGCATCGAATGTCCGTGCACCAGTCCTTAAAGTAAAGCTTTTTGTATCGACGATAATCCCTGCCAGTAAAGCAGTGGCCTCAAGCATCTGGATTCTTCCATTTTTCGGCTGGTATTCAAGCAATTCCGTAACGAGCTCTGCCGTCGAGGAAGCATAGGGCTCCATGTAGACAAGCAGCGGATTTTTGATAAACTCCTCGCCCCTGCGATGGTGGTCGATGACGATGACATTCTCAATCTTGTTCAATAGCTTTTCATCGATCACCAGTGACGGCTTATGCGTATCGACGACGACCAGCAAAGTGTCATCTGAGGCGATTTCATACGCCTGTTCCGGTGTGATGAAACGGGAGTAGAGATCTTCGTTTTGTTTAATCTCATCCATCAGGCGCTGTACACCTGTATCAATCTCGTTTTTATTATAGATAATGAACCCTTCACGCTTGTTCAGTTGGGCAACTTTAAGGATTCCGATTGCCGAACCGATCGCGTCCATATCCGGGTTCTTATGGCCCATGATCAAGACCTTGTCACTCTCGATGACGAGTTCCTTCAGTGCGTGGGAAATGACTCGTGCCCTTACCCTTGTACGCTTTTCAACAGGATTGGTCTTGCCTCCATAAAACTTCACTTTTCCATTAGGCTGCTTGATTGCCACCTGGTCACCGCCACGCCCCAAAGCAAGGTCCAAACTGGATTGTGCCTGTGTACCTAGCTCAGGAAGAGAAGAATATCCAGTGCCAACCCCAATACTTAAAGTTAAAGGAACGTTTTGCTTTGATGTCGTCTCCCTTACCTCATCAAGGATGGTGAATTTGCCTTTTTCCAGCAGCCGGAGGATATGCTCATTGAATACCGCGATAAAGCGCTCTGATGATACCCTTTTTAGGAAAACCCCATTATTGGTCGCCCATTTATTCAAAATCGAGGTCACCAAACTGTTCAGACTGCTTTTTGTCTGATCATCCATCCCCTGGGTCACTTCTTCATAATTATCAAGATAAATGATCGAGATGACTGTCCGTTCATCATGATACATTTTTTCAATTTCGGTCTGCTCGGTCACATCGAAAAAGTAGAGCAACCGCTCCTCAGGTTTATGGATGATCCTGAATTTGCGATCGTGAAGAGTGATGATTTCCGTTTCGACCTCTTGCTTGATCAATGGAATGACGGCATCGGCTACATCATACAGTGACTTTCCGACAAGCGAGTCTTCATTGAAACAGGAGGCAATGAAAGGGTTCGTCCACTCAATATAATAGTCATCATTGATTAGCATGATCCCGATCGGCATTTCCATCAAAGCCTCTTCGCCGACCTTTTTCACGCGGTAAGAAAGGGTGGAAATATACTCTTCCGTTTCTTCCTTTATTTTATGATTCACTTGAAAAATCAAATATACCAACAGGCCAGTGAGAATGAACCCTGCAGCCCCTATAATCCAGTTATAGAAAGACAGAAATCCAATTAGCACCAGTGTTACGGCCATCAATCCATACAATGGATAACGTATTTGCCGCCTCTCTAAATAAGAAGGCATGTGCTCAGCTCCTAAAGCGTTAGTTTCTGATTACTTCTTCTCTCCTAGACGTTTTCTTAAATCAAATCCTAAATCAATTATACCTAATATCCTCACAATATAAAGAACAAATGGCAGGAGGAACATCAGGACTATCACGATAATGGGGACAGCTTTCGTGTACCCTTTTATATGCGTGAAATAAAAAACGAACGCGATACCTTGAAGAACCATCAGCATTTGCAGGATGAACGAAAGATTGGATATCACCCAGAACCAATACGTCCCTTGTTCAGGCTGCATGACCAATGCAACGATCATCGTGATCAGATAGTACCATAGAATGCTTTTTGGAAGATTCAATTCCCTGAACGGACGCCATACAGGCACCTTGATGCCAAACCGTTTCATGAACGGAAATGAAGCAAGCTGAAGCAGGAACACAATTAAAAAGGAAGACATCACGAACATGCTTGGCACAAGTACTTCAATCATATCGACCATTGTTTCAAATTGTTTGATAAGCTTCTCATCAGGTGTCTGGCCCATTTGTTCAAGCATATTGATTGCCTGATCAACAGAGGAACGGAATACCGTCACCATTTCATCAATGAAATTGATGTTAAATAAAACGATCGACAAAGCATATTGTGCCACTAAATTCACTAGAAACACGACGGAACCGGCGATATAAACAGCAAACCTGCTTTTCCCTTCCCTCACCATATACCCCATGACTGCTCCTGTCGTTCCAAAAGCTAGAGCCAGTGGCATCGCCAGGAACGAACCAAGAATCATCGATAGCAAAACAGCCGCGAGTGTAAAGACAGCGGTGCTTTTCCAGTCATGCTTAGCCCCGAACATCAGGAACGGCAAGGAAAGAAAGAAATTCACGACCATTCCCAATCCGGGAATATACAAAGTAATTAACAACAAAACAGCAAAAATCGCCAACAGGATGGCACCCTCTGTCAGCTTGTATGTATTTTTCATATTTCACCTCATCTAAAAGCGTAAGCGCCTTGGATAGCCCTGACAAGCGTTCAAAGCGTATGCATCCTGATTATGCCCGACATCATTTCCAGATTGAAGACTTCCGGGCATGGCCACATCTAAAATAACCGATAAGAACTATTTTATCCTGTAAATTACGGACAAGCAACCAAAGCGGTATTATAGCTGGAAGAAAGGCAAAAGTAATATAAAAGGCAGCGGGAAGCCCCGCTGCCTTTTAAAACCGATCATTATTCGCCTGAAACGTATGGCAGTAATGCCATTTGACGAGAACGTTTGATTGCAACTGTCAATTTACGCTGATATTTAGCGCTAGTTCCAGTTACACGGCGTGGTAAAATTTTACCGCGCTCAGAGATGAATTTCTTAAGAAGATCAACATCTTTATAATCAATTTTAGTGATTCCGTTTGCTGTGAAGTAGCAAACTTTACGGCGTTTTGCACGTCCGCCTCTGCGTCCACCCATTGCCATGGTCATTTCCCTCCTTGTGTATTATATTTCATGTCCGAGTTATATTAGAATGGAAGATCATCATCTGAAATGTCGATCTGGCCGCCACCTGCAAATGGATCTTCATCTACTTTTGTATAACCTTGGTTCTGGCGTTGATTCTGATTCCCAAACGGGGAACCTTGATCATTTTGACGGGAATAACCGCTATCCCCTCTGTCTGAAGACTGTCCTTTTGGCTCAAGGAACTGAACACTCTCAGCAAGAACTTCTGTAACGTATACACGCTTACCATCTTGTCCTTCATAGCTGCGAGTCTGGACACGTCCGTCTACACCTGCAAGGCTGCCTTTCTTCAAGAAATTAGCAACGTTTTCAGCTGGACGGCGCCATACCACACAGTTAATGAAGTCTGCTTCTCTTTCCCCCTGCTGGTTGGTAAATGAACGATTTACCGCAAGCGTGAAAGTAGCAACTGCAACTCCATTAGGTGTGAAACGTAATTCAGGATCCTTGGTCAAACGGCCGACAAGAACGACACGATTCATCATCAGAATCAACTCCTTCCCCCCAGCATGGATGTTCCATGTGAAACACCTTCCGCTGAAAGTTTCTATTTATATCATTTATTATTCTTCTTCTTTAATTACGATGTGGCGAAGGATATCTTCGTTGATCTTAGCAAGACGAGAGAATTCCTCAACTGCTGCCGGAGTAGCGTTTACCTTAACAAGCTGGTAGTAGCCATCACGGAAATCATTGATTTCATAAGCTAGGCGGCGTTTGCCCCATTCCTTAGCTTCTGCAACTTCCGCACCGTTGTCTGTAAGGATTGTGCTGAAACGCTCAGTAAGAGCCTTTTTAGCTTCCTCTTCAATGTTTGGGCGGATGATGTACATAATTTCGTACTTTCTCATCACTGTCACCTCCTTTTGGTCTAAACGGCCCCATTACAGGGCAAGGAGTAATTGTTTAATTACTCACAAGATGAAATTATATCACAGAACCTATTCAAAAGCAACGCAATATGAAATGAAACTGCTTTTGCTGTTTCTGTGTCATAGAATTCTATAAGAAAATACTAACATATGTTCGCATTTTTGTCCAAGCTAATTTTAGCTAATTTTAAAAAATCAGCCCTGCATCTAGGCAGGACTGACTTTGATTATACATTAAAGCGGAAGTGGATGATGTCTCCGTCTTTCACTTCATACTCTTTACCCTCAAGGCGGACCTTTCCGGCTTCCTTGGCAGCTGTCATTGACCCCGCTGCAAGAAGGTCATCGTAGTGAACTGTTTCTGCGCGGATGAATCCTCGCTCGAAGTCAGAGTGGATGACGCCGGCACATTGAGGTGCCTTCATGCCGCGGCGGAATGTCCATGCGCGTACTTCCTGGACGCCGGCTGTGAAGTAGGTAGCCAGTCCAAGCAGGCTGTATGCTGCACGGATCAACTGGTCCAAACCTGATTCTTCAATTCCCAGCTCTTCAAGGAACATTTCCTTTTCTTCGCCTTCAAGCTCAGCAATCTCTTCCTCGATTTTCGCACTGATGACAATCACTTCCGCATTGTCCTTTTCTGCAAATTCGCGGACTTTCTGCACATACTCATTGTCGCTAGGGTCTGCGACATCTTCCTCGCCAACGTTGGCAACGTAAAGCATTGGCTTGATTGTCAATAAGTGAAGCTGCTTGACGATTTTCATTTCTTCTTCAGTGAATTCCACTGCGCGAGCTGGCTGTTCAGCTTCAAATGCTTCACGCAAACGTGCCAGAATCGGAAACTCAATAGAAGCTTCCTTATCTTTTTGTTTAGCCAATTTCTCAACACGGCTGATTCTTTTTTCAACAGATTCCATGTCAGCCAGAATCAATTCCAGGTTAATAACCTCAATATCAGATATTGGGTCTACTTTACCTGCAACGTGAGTAATATTGTCATCCGCAAAGCAGCGAACAACCTGACAGATTGCATCTACCTGGCGGATATGTGAAAGAAACTTGTTACCCAGTCCTTCACCCTTGCTCGCACCTTTAACGATGCCGGCAATGTCAGTGAATTCAAAAGCAGTCGGCACCGTCTTTTTCGGCTGGACCAGCTCAGTCAATTTAGTTAAACGATGATCAGGAACCTCGACGATTCCGACATTCGGGTCAATCGTACAGAACGGATAGTTGGCTGATTCAGCACCAGCCTGTGTGATCGCATTAAACAATGTTGACTTCCCGACGTTAGGAAGCCCAACAATACCTGCTGTTAAAGCCATCCATGTCACTCCTCTATTTAAAAATGTATCTATTCAAGCAAGAATCACCTAAACGATTTTTTCCTCTCACAATTATAGAGATTACAGGGGGAAAAGACAAGCTTGTAAAAAAGAGCAAGCCTCTTGGTGCCCTATTGAAGGGGAAATGTATGTCCTTTCCGCCTGAATGGTGACCTTATAGTGCTGAATTCGTCTGCATAAGGGTATCTTTTCGCTTGAATGATACCCTTATAGAGATGGATTCGCCCACATAAGGGTATCTTTCCGCTTGAATGGTACCCTTATAGAGATGGATTCGCCCACATAAGGGTATCTTTCCGCTTGAATGGTACCCTTATAGAGATGGATTTGCCCACATAAGGGTTTCTTTCCGCTTGAATGGTACCCTTATAGAGATGAAATTGACTGCATAAGGGTATCTTTCTGATTGAATGGTGACCTTATGGAGGTGGAATTGACTGCATAAGGGTATCTTTTCGCTTGAATGGTGACCTTATGGAGGTGGAATTGACTGCATAAGGGTATCTTTTCGCTTGAATGGTGACCTTTTAGAGCTGAAATTGACTGCATAAGGGTATCTTCTTGCCTGAATGGTACACTTATAGAGATAGATTTGCCCACATAAGGGTATCTTTCCACTCGAATGGTGTCCTCATGAAATTGGGATTGCTATCCTCTCCACCCAAATTAAAAAAACCGCACTCTCTATTAAAGTGCGGCAACCAATCCATCATCCTTTTTCCACTTTTTCAATATT belongs to Mesobacillus sp. AQ2 and includes:
- a CDS encoding YybS family protein → MKNTYKLTEGAILLAIFAVLLLITLYIPGLGMVVNFFLSLPFLMFGAKHDWKSTAVFTLAAVLLSMILGSFLAMPLALAFGTTGAVMGYMVREGKSRFAVYIAGSVVFLVNLVAQYALSIVLFNINFIDEMVTVFRSSVDQAINMLEQMGQTPDEKLIKQFETMVDMIEVLVPSMFVMSSFLIVFLLQLASFPFMKRFGIKVPVWRPFRELNLPKSILWYYLITMIVALVMQPEQGTYWFWVISNLSFILQMLMVLQGIAFVFYFTHIKGYTKAVPIIVIVLMFLLPFVLYIVRILGIIDLGFDLRKRLGEKK
- the rpsF gene encoding 30S ribosomal protein S6 encodes the protein MRKYEIMYIIRPNIEEEAKKALTERFSTILTDNGAEVAEAKEWGKRRLAYEINDFRDGYYQLVKVNATPAAVEEFSRLAKINEDILRHIVIKEEE
- the rplI gene encoding 50S ribosomal protein L9, coding for MKVIFLKDVKGKGKKGEIKNVADGYAHNFLIKQGLAVEANQAAMSSLSAQQKKEEKMAQQELEDAKALKEKLEKVTVELSAKSGEDGRLFGSITSKQIADELQKAHKIKLDKRKIEMQDAIRTLGYTKVPVKLHKEVQATLNVHVKEGK
- the dnaB gene encoding replicative DNA helicase, which gives rise to MSELFADRLPPQNMEAEQAVLGAIFLEPSALTLASEILLPDDFYRVAHQKIFSVMLDLNDKGKAIDLVTVTENLASSKLIEDVGGVSYLSELAASVPTAANIEYYARIVEEKSLLRRLIRTASGIAEDGYMREDEVEALLAEAEKNIMEVAQRKGGGAFHNIKDVLVRTYDNIEEMHNRKGDITGLETGFAELDRMTAGFQRNDLIIVGARPSVGKTAFALNIAQNVAKKTGENVAIFSLEMGAEQLVMRVLCAEGNIDAQRLRTGSLNDEDWGKLTMAMGSLSNAGIFIDDTPGVRITDIRSKCRRLKQEQGLGMIMIDYLQLILGSGRAGENRQQEVSEISRSLKQLARELQVPVIALSQLSRGVEQRQDKRPMMSDIRESGSIEQDADIVAFLYRDDYYDKESEDKNIIEIIIAKQRNGPTGTVKLAFVKEYNKFVNIENRYDESYAPPGA
- a CDS encoding DHH family phosphoesterase, translating into MPSYLERRQIRYPLYGLMAVTLVLIGFLSFYNWIIGAAGFILTGLLVYLIFQVNHKIKEETEEYISTLSYRVKKVGEEALMEMPIGIMLINDDYYIEWTNPFIASCFNEDSLVGKSLYDVADAVIPLIKQEVETEIITLHDRKFRIIHKPEERLLYFFDVTEQTEIEKMYHDERTVISIIYLDNYEEVTQGMDDQTKSSLNSLVTSILNKWATNNGVFLKRVSSERFIAVFNEHILRLLEKGKFTILDEVRETTSKQNVPLTLSIGVGTGYSSLPELGTQAQSSLDLALGRGGDQVAIKQPNGKVKFYGGKTNPVEKRTRVRARVISHALKELVIESDKVLIMGHKNPDMDAIGSAIGILKVAQLNKREGFIIYNKNEIDTGVQRLMDEIKQNEDLYSRFITPEQAYEIASDDTLLVVVDTHKPSLVIDEKLLNKIENVIVIDHHRRGEEFIKNPLLVYMEPYASSTAELVTELLEYQPKNGRIQMLEATALLAGIIVDTKSFTLRTGARTFDAASYLRSHGADTVLVQKFLKEDINTYIKRARIIENVYFYRDGIVIAKGSDDIYCDHVLIAQAADTLLTMDGVQASFVISRRAEATIGISARSLGEVNVQVIMENLEGGGHLTNAATQMYDLSTDEAETLLQNAIDDYLEGGQKE
- the ychF gene encoding redox-regulated ATPase YchF, which produces MALTAGIVGLPNVGKSTLFNAITQAGAESANYPFCTIDPNVGIVEVPDHRLTKLTELVQPKKTVPTAFEFTDIAGIVKGASKGEGLGNKFLSHIRQVDAICQVVRCFADDNITHVAGKVDPISDIEVINLELILADMESVEKRISRVEKLAKQKDKEASIEFPILARLREAFEAEQPARAVEFTEEEMKIVKQLHLLTIKPMLYVANVGEEDVADPSDNEYVQKVREFAEKDNAEVIVISAKIEEEIAELEGEEKEMFLEELGIEESGLDQLIRAAYSLLGLATYFTAGVQEVRAWTFRRGMKAPQCAGVIHSDFERGFIRAETVHYDDLLAAGSMTAAKEAGKVRLEGKEYEVKDGDIIHFRFNV
- the ssb gene encoding single-stranded DNA-binding protein yields the protein MMNRVVLVGRLTKDPELRFTPNGVAVATFTLAVNRSFTNQQGEREADFINCVVWRRPAENVANFLKKGSLAGVDGRVQTRSYEGQDGKRVYVTEVLAESVQFLEPKGQSSDRGDSGYSRQNDQGSPFGNQNQRQNQGYTKVDEDPFAGGGQIDISDDDLPF
- the rpsR gene encoding 30S ribosomal protein S18 translates to MGGRRGGRAKRRKVCYFTANGITKIDYKDVDLLKKFISERGKILPRRVTGTSAKYQRKLTVAIKRSRQMALLPYVSGE